Proteins from a genomic interval of Fusarium oxysporum Fo47 chromosome I, complete sequence:
- a CDS encoding WD40-repeat-containing domain protein, translated as MGPNAGNGVGGLEMGPMMQGNGSNIPQATEYTLQGVMRFLQTEWHRHERDRNSWEIEKQEMKGRIANLEGQARRADATQRVLRKYVTMLERKVKEQTAQLQGQEAVDAETAAKNDRAAKIQEKLRSTLEDMPVPGVDGVNYEKLDRGDEEAQRQDLKTFLDQCQSEFMYLMITPANPQPPRESPPLPIMEDLREVEAFGMPAPQQQFQLPTRNAQNHAQEMNSRVSQQNHAPHGQNQQQHFGQKQEHQPQPMVRSEHPPVMYQNSNDWSAPVSVTSRPVEDHMSQANHAAEVLGGMDDSAELREKHSAQPENDGWEFPEGTFPEPGNSQPNSQPNRPDTDAFPTADNLPKSPSRRDSSHRRKGSMSRRRSADHELALAAQKAESGNFKLRFGLRGHLDTVRTIIFSGGGSPGEPEICTGGDDGMIKRFHIPRLDGHPGGLAHTASDLDVTANFTHRGHSGAILCLTSWSPSPNFSTGGRAQGDGWIFSGGQDATIRVWERGRVDPKATLEGHTDAVWAICVLPATLGQIFGSSSPYGSTDRILVVSGAADGSVRLWSVSAPPQLSSPQPGTNRAMTGRGGRVRGNSMSSGSGFSNTPQPTIASNSPFNHTLVHNISRSDGSTASPTCITPLGTTGESFVVSYSDAAIIVYDTRTGEQIGNMDSLETYDQSNKTSVNAVVATTIGLDQANQNHSGSIGEEDASAGATGGGRSMAGSGVEGTIISGHEDRFIRFFDANSGQCTYNMIAHPDAISSLSLSPDGRELVSAGHDASLRFWSLEKRTCTQEVTSHRVMRGEGICACVWSQDGKWVVSAGGDGVVKVFAR; from the exons ATGGGCCCTAATGCTGGCAACGGCGTGGGCGGCCTGGAGATGGGACCTATGATGCAGGGCAATGGCTCCAACATCCCCCAGGCCACCGAGTACACCCTCCAGGGCGTCATGCGATTCCTGCAGACAGAATGGCACAGACATGAGCGCGATAGGAACTCGTGggagattgagaagcaggagatGAAGGGCCGCATCGCCAACCTTGAGGGTCAGGCGCGGAGGGCGGATGCCACTCAACGCGTGCTGAGGAAATATGTGACTATGCTGGAGCGAAAGGTCAAGGAGCAGACGGCTCAGCTTCAGGGGCAGGAAGCCGTTGATGCAGAGACGGCGGCTAAGAATGATCGGGCTGCTAAGATACAAGAGAAGCTGAGAT CTACTTTGGAGGATATGCCCGTACCCGGTGTCGATGGCGTTAACTATGAGAAGCTCGACAGAGGTGACGAGGAAGCTCAACGACAAGATCTCAAGACGTTCCTTGACCAATGCCAATCCGAATTTATGTACCTTATGATTACCCCCGCGAACCCGCAGCCACCTCGAGAATCCCCCCCGCTACCGATCATGGAGGATCTGCGGGAAGTCGAGGCGTTTGGCATGCCAGCTCCCCAGCAGCAGTTCCAGCTACCAACACGAAATGCTCAGAATCACGCTCAAGAAATGAACTCGAGGGTATCTCAGCAGAATCATGCGCCTCATGGTCAaaaccagcagcagcactTTGGCCAGAAGCAAGAACACCAGCCTCAGCCAATGGTGCGGTCCGAGCATCCACCCGTCATGTATCAAAACTCTAATGACTGGTCTGCACCTGTGTCAGTAACATCCCGACCGGTTGAAGATCACATGTCACAAGCAAACCATGCGGCAGAAGTGCTAGGCGGAATGGATGATTCCGCTGAACTTAGAGAGAAACACTCTGCACAACCTGAGAACGATGGATGGGAGTTCCCTGAGGGCACATTCCCTGAACCCGGAAACTCCCAGCCCAATTCTCAACCTAACCGCCCTGATACCGATGCTTTCCCTACCGCTGATAACCTCCCTAAGTCGCCGAGCAGACGAGATAGCTCCCACCGACGAAAAGGCTCTATGTCTAGAAGACGAAGTGCCGATCATGAGCTAGCTTTGGCTGCCCAAAAAGCTGAGAGTGGTAATTTCAAGCTCAGATTTGGACTCCGAGGTCATCTCGACACTGTTCGCACAATAATTTTCTCTGGAGGCGGTAGCCCAGGCGAGCCAGAAATCTGTACTGGAGGAGATGACGGTATGATCAAGCGCTTCCACATTCCTCGATTAGACGGTCACCCTGGTGGTCTTGCGCACACAGCGTCAGACCTTGATGTTACAGCCAACTTTACGCACCGTGGTCACTCAGGAGCAATTCTGTGTTTGACATCGTGGTCACCCTCGCCGAATTTCTCAACTGGAGGTCGCGCACAAGGCGACGGCTGGATATTCTCCGGTGGCCAAGATGCGACCATTCGAGTTTGGGAGCGTGGAAGAGTCGATCCTAAGGCGACTCTTGAAGGACACACTGATGCTGTCTGGGCTATCTGTGTTCTGCCAGCAACTCTTGGTCAAATATTCGGAAGCTCAAGTCCTTACGGTAGTACGGATCGTATCTTGGTTGTTTCGGGTGCTGCAGACGGCAGTGTTCGTTTGTGGTCAGTGAGCGCGCCTCCTCAGCTGAGCTCACCACAACCTGGAACGAACCGAGCCATGACCGGTCGCGGAGGTAGAGTCCGTGGTAACTCGATGAGCTCCGGCAGTGGATTCTCCAATACCCCCCAACCTACTATCGCCTCCAACTCACCCTTCAACCATACACTTGTACACAACATCTCGAGGTCTGACGGCTCCACCGCCAGTCCGACGTGCATCACACCTCTGGGTACCACTGGAGAGTCGTTCGTTGTCTCGTACTCAGATGCCGCCATTATCGTTTATGATACCCGAACCGGTGAACAAATCGGCAACATGGACAGCCTTGAAACATATGATCAGTCTAACAAGACCAGTGTCAACGCTGTTGTGGCGACGACAATCGGTCTTGATCAGGCTAATCAGAACCACAGTGGTAGTATAGGTGAGGAAGATGCTAGCGCAGGTGCTACTGGAGGTGGACGATCAATGGCTGGCTCAGGTGTTGAGGGGACTATCATTTCTGGCCACGAAGACCGCTTCATCCGGTTCTTCGATGCCAACAGCG GTCAATGTACATATAACATGATTGCTCACCCCGATGCCATCTCCAGCCTTTCCCTCAGCCCCGACGGTCGTGAACTCGTCAGCGCCGGTCATGACGCCTCACTCCGCTTCTGGAGTCTTGAGAAGCGTACCTGCACGCAAGAAGTAACAAGCCACCGCGTGATGCGGGGCGAAGGCATCTGCGCCTGTGTATGGAGTCAAGATGGTAAATGGGTAGTCAGCGCTGGCGGCGACGGCGTGGTAAAGGTGTTTGCACGATAA
- a CDS encoding XPA protein C-terminus-domain-containing protein, producing MERPSTPPRATKPAPTITPPTPEVTKRIEENRLRAKAIRDQREAEQRATGTAPEIPKSSGGFVPTEDVYISKTADGKRPYSSISTADASKGTNRDGRNKGDEEALRPARKFTKFVDYNMSAMTDTKGGFLSTEDDPHNYALGGKKPGQSEDDQRPKHMSVQEWERLQLIRNLKRLKAGPFEPGLSVLADDETRKKCQDCKSLEIDFVWEEVFHICVCNKCKEKYPEKYSLLTKTECKEDYLLTDPELRDPELLPHLSKPNPHKSHWHDMMLFLRCQVEEYAIKTKWGSSEALDAEYERRETQKKARKEAKFKEKLLDLKKKTRTDAFRRQAGNLSKSGASKFGDAIGGGRHVHEWGRTVENEDGMTVKTCVDCGMEVEELEF from the exons ATGGAACGGCCATCTACACCACCTCGGGCAACAAAGCCTGCACCCACAATCACTCCGCCGACCCCAGAAGTTACGAAGCGCATA GAAGAGAACCGACTCCGCGCAAAGGCGATCCGAGACCAGCGTGAAGCCGAACAACGAGCGACCGGCACCGCACCCGAAATCCCCAAGAGCTCTGGAGGCTTTGTACCAACAGAAGACGTTTACATCTCGAAAACTGCCGACGGAAAGCGACCGTACAGCTCTATCTCTACAGCAGATGCTTCTAAGGGAACAAATCGAGATGGGCGTAACAAAGGCGATGAGGAGGCGTTGCGGCCGGCGCGCAAGTTCACAAAGTTCGTCGATTACAACATGAGCGCCATGACAGATACGAAGGGTGGTTTCTTATCGACGGAAGATGATCCGCATAACTATGCTCTGGGCGGCAAGAAGCCTGGACAATCTGAGGATGACCAGCGACCGAAGCACATGAGCGTTCAAGAGTGGGAGAGATTGCAGCTGATACGGAACTTGAAGAGGCTCAAGGCAGGTCCTTTCGAGCCTGGGCTGAGTGTGCTTGCGGACGACGAGACACGAAAGAAGTGCCAGGATTGCAAGAGCTTGGAGATCGACTTTGTCTGGGAAGAGGTCTTCCATATCTGCGTTTGCAACAAGTGCAAGGAGAAATATCCAGAGAAGTACTCGTTGTTGACCAAGACTGAGTGCAAGGAGGATTATCTGCTTACAGACC CCGAGCTACGAGACCCTGAGTTATTACCACATCTCTCAAAACCAAACCCTCACAAATCCCATTGGCACGACATGATGCTCTTCCTTCGATGCCAAGTAGAAGAATACGCGATCAAGACGAAGTGGGGGTCATCAGAGGCTTTAGACGCAGAGTATGAGCGACGAGAGACACAAAAGAAAGCTCGCAAGGAAGCCAAGTTCAAAGAGAAGCTACTTGATCTGAAGAAAAAGACACGAACGGATGCTTTTCGCAGACAGGCTGGCAATTTGAGCAAGTCGGGTGCGAGCAAGTTTGGTGATGCAATAGGAGGTGGGCGGCATGTCCATGAATGGGGAAGAACagttgagaatgaggatgGGATGACGGTCAAGACATGTGTTGATTGTGGTatggaggttgaagagctAGAATTTTGA